Proteins encoded together in one Streptomyces sp. NA04227 window:
- a CDS encoding winged helix-turn-helix domain-containing protein gives MTTEPRPTTELSADEARRIALRAQGLLGAPDRRASVRGILRHLGAVQLDTISVLARSHELVPYARLGALGRTHVEDSYWTPDQEHGERQPHAFEYWSHAACILPLEEWPHFAFRRRAYRARPHWNHELPDGAYEQVIKQLAEQGPLTATELGGAKRTGEWWDWSAAKVAVERALMYGEVVCTQRKSWKRVYDLAERAVPAPLLHDELDDRECIRRLVRLAGQSLGVGTRADIADYHRLKGEQVDAVLADSGLVPVTVEGWGKPGGAGRGSRPGPGLAWADPEALRTPPRGRHRTTLLSPFDSLIWERARTERIFGFTHRLEAYVPRPKRIHGYFAMPVLAGGHLVGRVDPGRQGHTLLAKQVSLTGASAVPHVARALAEAASWVDCTQVRVERLEQEELRAGLEAEVKRLTG, from the coding sequence ATGACCACTGAACCGCGTCCGACGACAGAGCTGTCCGCCGACGAGGCACGCCGCATCGCCCTGCGCGCACAGGGCCTGCTCGGCGCGCCCGACCGCAGAGCCTCGGTGCGCGGCATACTCCGTCACCTCGGCGCGGTCCAGCTGGACACCATCTCGGTACTGGCCCGCTCCCACGAACTCGTCCCCTACGCCCGGCTCGGCGCCCTCGGCCGCACCCACGTCGAGGACTCCTACTGGACACCCGACCAGGAACACGGCGAGCGACAGCCGCACGCCTTCGAGTACTGGTCGCACGCCGCCTGCATCCTGCCCCTCGAGGAATGGCCCCACTTCGCCTTCCGCCGCCGCGCCTACCGGGCCCGCCCGCACTGGAACCACGAACTGCCCGACGGCGCGTACGAGCAGGTCATCAAGCAGCTCGCCGAGCAGGGCCCGCTCACCGCCACCGAGTTGGGCGGTGCCAAACGCACCGGCGAGTGGTGGGACTGGTCGGCCGCCAAGGTCGCCGTCGAACGCGCCCTGATGTACGGCGAGGTCGTCTGCACCCAGCGCAAAAGCTGGAAACGGGTGTACGACCTCGCCGAACGCGCCGTGCCCGCGCCCCTGCTGCACGACGAACTCGACGACCGCGAATGCATACGGCGCCTGGTACGCCTCGCCGGACAGTCCCTGGGCGTCGGCACCCGCGCCGACATCGCCGACTACCACCGGCTCAAGGGCGAACAGGTCGACGCGGTCCTCGCCGACTCGGGCCTGGTACCCGTGACGGTTGAGGGCTGGGGCAAACCCGGCGGCGCGGGCCGCGGCTCACGCCCCGGACCCGGCCTGGCCTGGGCGGATCCCGAGGCCCTGCGGACACCGCCGCGCGGTCGGCACCGTACGACCCTGCTCTCCCCGTTCGACTCCCTGATCTGGGAACGCGCCCGCACCGAGCGGATCTTCGGCTTCACCCACCGCCTGGAGGCCTACGTCCCCCGCCCCAAGCGCATCCACGGCTACTTCGCCATGCCGGTCCTCGCGGGCGGCCACCTCGTCGGCCGGGTGGACCCCGGCCGCCAGGGCCACACCCTGCTCGCCAAACAGGTCTCCCTCACCGGCGCCTCCGCCGTACCGCACGTCGCCCGCGCCTTGGCCGAGGCCGCGAGCTGGGTGGACTGCACCCAGGTACGCGTCGAACGGCTGGAGCAGGAGGAGCTGCGGGCGGGGCTGGAGGCGGAGGTGAAGCGGTTGACCGGATGA
- a CDS encoding response regulator transcription factor: protein MADSFGPMREQGADLGGVASVDPQGGSPRQEPIRVLVVDDHALFRRGLEIVLQAEEDILVVGEAGDGAEAVDKAADLLPDIVLMDVRMPRRGGIEACTSIKEVAPSAKIIMLTISDEEADLYDAIKAGATGYLLKEISTDEVATAIRAVADGQSQISPSMASKLLTEFKSMIQRTDERRLVPAPKLTDRELEVLKLVATGMNNRDIAKELFISENTVKNHVRNILEKLQLHSRMEAVVYAMREKILEIR from the coding sequence ATGGCGGACAGCTTCGGACCGATGCGTGAACAGGGCGCCGATCTAGGCGGCGTCGCGAGCGTGGACCCCCAGGGCGGTTCACCACGGCAGGAGCCGATCAGGGTGCTCGTCGTGGACGATCACGCGCTCTTCCGGCGCGGCCTGGAGATCGTGCTCCAGGCCGAGGAGGACATCCTTGTCGTGGGGGAGGCGGGGGATGGCGCGGAGGCCGTGGACAAGGCGGCGGATCTGCTGCCGGACATCGTGCTGATGGATGTACGGATGCCCAGGCGCGGCGGGATCGAGGCGTGCACCTCCATCAAGGAGGTGGCGCCCAGCGCGAAGATCATCATGCTGACGATCAGCGACGAGGAGGCGGACCTCTACGACGCGATCAAGGCAGGGGCCACGGGCTATCTGCTCAAGGAGATCTCCACGGACGAGGTGGCCACCGCGATCCGTGCGGTCGCCGACGGGCAGTCGCAGATCAGCCCGTCCATGGCCTCGAAGCTGCTCACCGAGTTCAAGTCGATGATCCAGCGCACCGACGAGCGCCGTCTGGTGCCCGCGCCCAAGCTCACCGACCGCGAGCTGGAGGTGCTCAAGCTCGTCGCGACCGGTATGAACAACCGTGACATCGCCAAGGAGTTGTTCATCAGCGAGAACACGGTGAAGAACCACGTGCGCAACATCCTGGAGAAGCTCCAGCTGCATTCACGGATGGAAGCGGTGGTCTACGCGATGCGCGAAAAGATCCTCGAAATCCGCTGA
- the raiA gene encoding ribosome-associated translation inhibitor RaiA, with protein MRKGDAPPPLRGFPGTEFCVDIVVKGRKTEVPERFRKHVAEKLKLDKIQKLDGKVISLDVEVSKEPNPRQHDRCERVEITLRSRGPVIRAEAAASDPYAALDLATEKLEARLRRQHDKRRTRRGTGRISAAEVADRVPDAAHLNTDGSIATNEQELDDGVPVKRMGPLEVKGEGPLVVREKTHIAAPMTLDQALYEMELVGHDFYLFVDSETKEPSVVYRRHAYDYGVIHITTDQMVTEASGSADVSMSSAGGVIGH; from the coding sequence GTGCGAAAGGGAGACGCTCCGCCACCGTTGCGGGGCTTTCCGGGAACGGAGTTCTGCGTGGACATCGTCGTCAAAGGCCGCAAGACCGAAGTACCCGAGCGGTTCCGCAAGCACGTGGCCGAGAAGCTGAAGCTGGACAAGATCCAGAAGCTCGACGGCAAGGTGATCAGCCTCGACGTCGAGGTGTCCAAGGAGCCCAACCCCCGCCAGCACGACCGCTGTGAGCGTGTGGAGATCACGCTCCGTTCCCGCGGCCCCGTGATCCGGGCGGAGGCGGCTGCCAGCGACCCGTACGCGGCGCTCGACCTCGCCACCGAGAAGCTCGAGGCGCGACTGCGCAGGCAGCACGACAAGCGGCGCACTCGCCGCGGTACCGGCAGGATCTCTGCGGCGGAGGTGGCGGACCGCGTTCCCGACGCGGCGCACCTCAACACCGACGGCAGCATCGCCACGAACGAGCAGGAGCTCGACGACGGCGTCCCCGTCAAGCGGATGGGTCCGCTGGAGGTCAAGGGCGAGGGCCCGCTCGTCGTCCGGGAGAAGACCCACATCGCCGCTCCGATGACGCTCGACCAGGCGCTCTACGAGATGGAACTCGTCGGGCACGACTTCTACCTCTTCGTCGACTCCGAGACGAAGGAACCGAGCGTTGTCTACCGGCGTCACGCCTACGACTACGGCGTCATCCACATCACCACCGACCAGATGGTGACGGAGGCCTCCGGGTCGGCGGACGTCTCCATGTCCTCGGCAGGCGGCGTGATCGGCCACTGA
- a CDS encoding phosphoribosyltransferase family protein, with the protein MIIVDDLLTTGSSIAEAARALSADAGVRSIASAVIAAPPEAFELHTGEPHHFDPHN; encoded by the coding sequence GTGATCATCGTCGACGACCTCCTGACAACGGGTTCCTCGATCGCTGAAGCCGCGCGTGCATTGTCGGCGGATGCCGGGGTAAGGAGCATCGCATCAGCGGTGATCGCGGCTCCGCCCGAGGCCTTCGAACTGCATACCGGCGAACCGCACCACTTCGACCCCCACAACTGA
- a CDS encoding carboxylesterase/lipase family protein, with product MLSHPHQPTNTPDHAPPTPPPPTPPTAHHHTPTPHAHKPLTPVSAPTRSLRTLTRATLRTIPLTTLLLTACSTPGDDSARPPGASAPALTVTTDKGRVTGTEKDGVRRFQGIPYAAPPVADRRWQPPAPAAAWRGVRQATAPGPKCVQGGRNGAPAPGSSEDCLYLNVTAPSETRQDRPQPRPVVVWLHGGSFKTGSGAEYDPARMARDGDVVVVTVNSRLGVFGFYGHPGLDDPGAYGLQDQQAALRWVKANASAFGGDPGQVTLMGESTGGASVCAQLVSPRSEGLFHRAIIQSGACHQNWPKNMLGPAAAPWTYWASRSTVRERGLAAARSLNCPDIACLRGRSTSEVLRLNNRFNQAAYGTRTLPRHPARALADGDFHRVPVLMGTTRDEHRLYAAQFAVDRPISRERYGELLRTSFGPAKAARIARQYPPGDSPGIAWAAVGTDRTWVCPSLESARLMARHVPLHGYEFADRDAPGRDLDPGFPLGAYHASELPYFFDMRGITLDESQAELAARMLRHWTDFAKSGSPGGTWDRFPQTMRLQPGGDAPIDAAAEHHCGFWSSLR from the coding sequence GTGCTCAGCCACCCCCACCAGCCGACGAACACGCCCGACCACGCACCGCCCACCCCTCCCCCTCCCACACCACCGACCGCCCATCACCACACCCCAACTCCCCACGCCCACAAGCCACTCACCCCGGTTTCCGCCCCCACGCGCAGCCTCCGCACCCTCACCCGAGCCACCCTCCGCACCATCCCCCTCACCACCCTCCTCCTCACCGCCTGCTCCACACCCGGCGACGACTCGGCCCGCCCGCCCGGCGCCTCTGCCCCGGCCCTCACCGTCACCACCGACAAAGGCCGGGTGACCGGCACCGAGAAGGACGGCGTACGTCGCTTCCAGGGCATCCCGTACGCGGCGCCGCCGGTGGCGGACCGGCGGTGGCAGCCCCCGGCGCCCGCCGCCGCCTGGCGTGGGGTTCGGCAGGCGACGGCGCCGGGGCCGAAATGCGTGCAGGGAGGGCGCAACGGAGCGCCCGCGCCCGGGAGTTCGGAGGACTGCCTGTACCTGAACGTCACCGCGCCGAGCGAGACGCGGCAGGACCGGCCCCAACCCCGGCCGGTGGTGGTGTGGTTGCACGGCGGGTCGTTCAAGACGGGGTCGGGCGCCGAGTACGACCCGGCGCGCATGGCGCGCGACGGGGACGTCGTGGTGGTCACCGTCAACTCACGCCTGGGCGTCTTCGGCTTCTACGGGCACCCCGGCCTCGACGATCCTGGCGCCTACGGCCTGCAGGACCAACAGGCCGCCCTGCGCTGGGTGAAGGCGAACGCGTCGGCGTTCGGGGGCGATCCCGGGCAGGTGACGCTGATGGGCGAGTCCACGGGTGGCGCGAGCGTGTGCGCACAGCTCGTCTCCCCGCGGTCCGAGGGGCTGTTCCACCGCGCGATCATCCAGAGCGGCGCCTGCCATCAGAACTGGCCGAAGAACATGCTCGGCCCCGCAGCCGCCCCCTGGACCTACTGGGCCTCGCGCTCCACCGTGCGCGAACGCGGCCTGGCGGCGGCCCGTTCGCTGAACTGCCCCGACATCGCCTGCCTGCGCGGCAGAAGCACCAGCGAGGTGCTCCGCCTCAACAACCGCTTCAACCAAGCCGCTTACGGCACCCGCACCCTCCCGCGCCACCCGGCCCGCGCACTCGCCGACGGCGACTTCCACCGCGTGCCGGTCCTGATGGGCACCACCCGCGACGAACACCGCCTGTACGCGGCGCAGTTCGCCGTGGACCGGCCGATCTCCCGTGAGCGGTACGGGGAGTTGCTGCGTACGTCGTTCGGACCGGCCAAGGCGGCTCGCATCGCGCGGCAGTATCCGCCCGGCGACTCACCCGGAATCGCCTGGGCAGCCGTGGGTACGGACCGCACCTGGGTCTGTCCCTCACTCGAGTCGGCACGTCTGATGGCTCGTCATGTTCCGTTGCACGGCTACGAGTTCGCCGATCGTGACGCCCCGGGGCGCGACCTCGACCCCGGTTTCCCACTCGGCGCGTACCACGCCTCGGAACTGCCGTACTTCTTCGATATGCGCGGCATCACTCTCGACGAGTCACAGGCGGAACTGGCCGCGCGCATGCTGCGCCACTGGACGGACTTCGCCAAGTCGGGCTCTCCCGGCGGCACTTGGGACCGTTTCCCGCAGACCATGAGACTGCAACCGGGAGGCGACGCTCCCATCGACGCAGCGGCGGAGCACCACTGCGGATTCTGGTCGTCCCTGCGCTGA
- a CDS encoding LpqB family beta-propeller domain-containing protein, whose translation MPDHGDVRGVEASPQPDGQVRVFAMPPPQGAAPTEIVQGFLEALTSDDPRFEMARKYLTEDASRDWRPESSTTVLADGPSVQDVARDPESDGDGRAFALTGTSVARVDAQRAYAPNRSAAYSEAVHLTQVPGADGKLEWRIDRPPSGVVLGESDFQRIYRSVSKYFYASGVGAEDGQPAVVSDPVYVRERIDPVTQTVRALLEGPTSWLSSAVRSSFPPGTGLQKGTKALAPDDQNRLEVPLSAHADSVGESQCHMMAAQILFSIDDLTPAGLKEVELLGSDGSPLCSLNREAAEVVAPHRSAGKARYQYFLDKQQRLVRLFGTSAGREPDPAPGAFGDGDRKLRAAAVSREEDKAAGVSLDGRSLYVGSLVQGAELGDPMVTSRAKAEDDRLTPPSWDGRGDLWVADRDPRAPRLYLLHNGAGEPSEVRIAGLGKGHVQAVRVAADGVRIALLVEQDGKRTLRVGRVHRTVDDDGSIKASVHQLRVAAPQMEDVRAMSWAGGSRLVVVGREEGGVQQIRYVQADGSAPEGGVLPGLNGVEEIAASEDESQPLVAHSDDGIVRLPLGAPWQTVGVVGTAPVYPG comes from the coding sequence ATGCCCGACCACGGCGACGTACGCGGGGTCGAGGCCTCGCCGCAGCCGGACGGGCAGGTCCGTGTCTTCGCCATGCCGCCGCCGCAGGGCGCCGCGCCCACCGAGATCGTGCAGGGCTTCCTGGAGGCGCTGACCAGCGACGATCCGCGGTTCGAGATGGCGCGCAAGTACCTGACCGAGGACGCCTCCCGCGACTGGCGCCCCGAGAGCTCCACCACGGTGCTCGCGGACGGCCCCAGCGTCCAGGACGTCGCCCGCGACCCGGAGAGCGACGGTGACGGACGAGCCTTCGCGCTCACCGGCACCAGCGTGGCCCGGGTCGACGCACAGCGGGCCTACGCCCCGAACCGGTCCGCCGCGTACAGCGAAGCCGTACACCTCACCCAGGTGCCGGGTGCGGACGGCAAGCTGGAATGGCGAATAGACAGGCCGCCGAGCGGAGTGGTGCTCGGCGAGTCCGACTTCCAGCGGATCTACCGCTCGGTCAGCAAGTACTTCTACGCGTCCGGGGTGGGCGCCGAGGACGGCCAGCCCGCTGTCGTCTCCGACCCCGTCTACGTACGCGAACGCATAGACCCGGTCACCCAGACCGTGCGCGCCCTGCTCGAAGGGCCCACCTCGTGGCTGTCGTCGGCCGTACGCTCCAGCTTCCCGCCGGGCACCGGCCTGCAGAAGGGCACCAAGGCGCTCGCGCCCGACGACCAGAACAGGCTCGAGGTGCCGCTCAGCGCGCACGCCGACTCCGTCGGCGAGAGCCAGTGCCACATGATGGCCGCCCAAATCCTGTTCAGTATCGACGACTTGACGCCCGCGGGCCTCAAGGAGGTCGAACTGCTGGGCTCGGACGGCTCGCCGCTGTGCTCCCTCAACCGCGAAGCAGCCGAGGTCGTCGCCCCGCACCGCAGCGCGGGCAAGGCCCGGTACCAGTACTTCCTCGACAAACAGCAGCGGCTCGTACGGCTCTTCGGCACCTCGGCCGGTCGCGAGCCCGACCCGGCACCCGGCGCGTTCGGCGACGGCGACCGCAAGCTGCGCGCCGCCGCGGTCTCCCGCGAGGAGGACAAGGCGGCGGGTGTCTCCCTCGACGGCCGTTCCCTGTACGTCGGTTCACTCGTCCAGGGCGCCGAACTCGGCGACCCGATGGTCACCAGCCGGGCCAAGGCCGAGGACGACCGTCTGACGCCGCCGAGCTGGGACGGGCGCGGCGACCTGTGGGTCGCCGACCGCGATCCGCGCGCGCCCCGCCTCTACCTCCTGCACAACGGCGCGGGCGAACCGTCCGAGGTGCGGATCGCCGGACTCGGCAAGGGACATGTGCAGGCGGTGCGGGTCGCCGCCGACGGCGTACGCATCGCGCTGCTCGTCGAGCAGGACGGCAAGCGCACCCTTCGGGTCGGCCGCGTCCACCGCACCGTCGACGACGACGGCAGCATCAAGGCCTCCGTACACCAACTCCGGGTCGCCGCACCGCAGATGGAGGACGTCAGGGCGATGTCCTGGGCCGGTGGCAGCAGGCTCGTGGTCGTCGGCCGCGAGGAAGGCGGCGTACAGCAGATCCGGTACGTGCAGGCCGACGGTTCCGCACCCGAGGGCGGCGTACTACCCGGCCTGAACGGCGTCGAGGAGATCGCCGCCTCCGAGGACGAGAGCCAGCCCCTGGTCGCCCACTCCGACGACGGCATCGTCCGCCTGCCGCTGGGGGCGCCATGGCAGACGGTGGGTGTGGTGGGGACGGCGCCGGTTTATCCGGGGTAG
- the mtrB gene encoding MtrAB system histidine kinase MtrB, whose amino-acid sequence MLQGGVQGSPVLRLFTRWVRRPLLPAVRLWRRNIQVKVVATTLLMSLGVVLLLGFVVIGQVRNGLLDAKVKASQSQADGGFRAAKDRADAASTGEGAPEGANPDGRPEQNTAVWMNDLVEQLSSGGQSAFDVVTLSPVGQEETASVRGPRASGGVDPIASVPEELRERVRHGAGAFQSYTRIVYGGDDQDPQPALVIGKTLNDPHSDPYQLYYLFPLSQEEKSLSLVKGTLATAGLFVVVLLGAIAWLVVRQVVTPVRMAASIAERLSAGRLQERMKVTGEDDIARLGEAFNKMAQSLQLKIQQLEDLSRMQRRFVSDVSHELRTPLTTVRMAADVIHEAREDFDPVTSRSAELLADQLDRFESLLADLLEISRFDAGAAALEAEPIDLREVVRRVVGGAEPLAERKGSTVRVMGDAQPVVAEADARRVERVLRNLVVNAVEHGDGKDVVVRLAAAGGAVAIAVRDYGVGLKPGEASRVFSRFWRADPARARTTGGTGLGLSIALEDARLHGGWLQAWGEPGGGSQFRLTLPRTADEPLRGSPIPLEPDDSRRNLGLREAGLPLGGADRAVTVPQSSPVVLGAEGQNAPVSALAVGPAGPVGAAGAGAASEVSVSESRASEGRTSEARASEVRESGDSQSQEPRAEVSQSEVSQSEVSQSQVSQCQVSQSQDSRSQDLASDDLAYDDPVSDDSASDDSASEDSPSEDYEPTAAAGRERAAAEQESSRGR is encoded by the coding sequence ATGCTTCAGGGCGGCGTGCAGGGCAGCCCCGTGCTGCGGCTGTTCACGCGCTGGGTGCGGCGCCCGCTGCTGCCCGCGGTGCGGCTGTGGCGGCGGAACATCCAGGTCAAGGTCGTCGCCACCACCCTGCTGATGTCGCTCGGCGTGGTGCTGTTGCTCGGGTTCGTGGTCATCGGCCAGGTACGCAACGGCCTGCTCGACGCCAAGGTGAAGGCGTCCCAGAGCCAGGCCGACGGCGGCTTCCGCGCGGCCAAGGACCGTGCCGACGCCGCGAGCACCGGCGAGGGCGCGCCGGAGGGGGCGAACCCGGACGGGCGCCCCGAACAGAACACCGCGGTGTGGATGAACGACCTGGTCGAGCAGCTCTCCAGCGGCGGCCAGAGCGCCTTCGACGTGGTCACCCTCAGCCCGGTCGGCCAGGAGGAGACCGCCAGCGTGCGCGGCCCGCGCGCCTCCGGCGGCGTCGACCCGATCGCCAGCGTCCCCGAGGAACTGCGCGAGCGGGTCCGGCACGGCGCGGGCGCCTTCCAGAGCTACACCCGGATCGTCTACGGCGGCGACGACCAGGACCCCCAGCCCGCACTGGTCATCGGCAAGACCCTCAACGACCCGCACAGCGATCCGTACCAGCTCTACTACCTCTTCCCGCTGTCGCAGGAGGAGAAGTCGCTGAGCCTGGTCAAGGGCACCTTGGCGACGGCGGGGCTGTTCGTCGTGGTCCTGCTCGGGGCGATCGCCTGGCTGGTGGTGCGCCAGGTCGTCACCCCCGTACGGATGGCCGCCTCGATCGCCGAGCGGCTCTCGGCGGGCCGCCTCCAGGAACGTATGAAGGTCACCGGCGAGGACGACATCGCCCGCCTCGGCGAGGCCTTCAACAAGATGGCGCAGAGCCTTCAGCTGAAGATCCAGCAGCTGGAGGACCTCTCGCGGATGCAACGGCGCTTCGTCTCCGACGTCTCGCACGAACTACGGACGCCGCTGACGACGGTACGGATGGCCGCGGACGTCATCCACGAGGCCCGCGAGGACTTCGACCCGGTCACTTCCCGCTCCGCGGAACTGCTCGCCGACCAGCTCGACCGGTTCGAATCGCTGCTCGCCGACCTGCTGGAGATCAGCCGGTTCGACGCGGGCGCGGCGGCACTGGAGGCCGAGCCGATAGACCTCAGAGAGGTCGTACGCCGGGTCGTCGGCGGGGCGGAACCGCTGGCCGAACGCAAGGGCAGCACGGTGCGCGTCATGGGCGACGCACAGCCCGTGGTCGCCGAGGCGGACGCCCGGCGGGTGGAGCGCGTCCTGCGCAACCTCGTGGTGAACGCGGTCGAGCACGGCGACGGCAAGGACGTCGTGGTGCGGCTCGCGGCCGCGGGCGGCGCGGTGGCCATCGCGGTACGCGACTACGGCGTCGGTCTGAAACCGGGCGAGGCCAGCCGCGTGTTCAGCCGCTTCTGGCGGGCCGATCCGGCCCGCGCCAGGACCACGGGCGGAACCGGACTCGGACTGTCCATCGCCCTGGAGGACGCCCGGCTGCACGGCGGCTGGCTCCAGGCCTGGGGCGAGCCCGGCGGCGGCTCGCAGTTCCGCCTCACCCTGCCCCGTACCGCCGACGAGCCCCTGCGCGGCTCCCCGATCCCGCTCGAACCCGACGACTCGCGGCGCAACCTCGGGCTGCGCGAAGCGGGCCTGCCCCTCGGCGGCGCCGACCGCGCGGTCACCGTGCCGCAGAGCAGCCCGGTCGTACTCGGTGCTGAGGGGCAGAACGCGCCGGTTTCGGCGTTGGCTGTGGGGCCCGCAGGGCCTGTGGGGGCTGCGGGTGCGGGAGCGGCTTCTGAGGTGTCTGTGTCCGAGAGCCGGGCATCGGAGGGTCGGACATCCGAGGCTCGGGCATCCGAAGTTCGCGAATCCGGGGACTCTCAGTCCCAGGAGCCCCGAGCCGAGGTTTCTCAGTCCGAGGTTTCTCAGTCCGAGGTTTCTCAGTCCCAGGTTTCTCAGTGCCAGGTCTCTCAGTCCCAGGACTCCCGATCCCAGGACCTCGCGTCCGACGACCTCGCGTACGACGACCCCGTGTCCGACGACTCCGCGTCCGACGACTCCGCGTCCGAGGATTCTCCGTCCGAGGACTACGAGCCCACCGCCGCGGCTGGACGTGAGCGGGCCGCCGCAGAACAGGAGAGCAGTCGTGGCCGCTGA
- the mtrA gene encoding two-component system response regulator MtrA: MMSFMKGRVLVVDDDTALAEMLGIVLRGEGFEPSFVADGDKALAAFRETKPDLVLLDLMLPGRDGIEVCRLIRAESGVPIVMLTAKSDTVDVVVGLESGADDYIVKPFKPKELVARIRARLRRSEEPAPEQLTIGDLVIDVAGHSVKRDGQSIALTPLEFDLLVALARKPWQVFTREVLLEQVWGYRHAADTRLVNVHVQRLRSKVEKDPERPEIVVTVRGVGYKAGPS; encoded by the coding sequence ATGATGTCATTCATGAAGGGACGAGTCCTTGTCGTCGACGACGACACCGCACTGGCCGAGATGCTCGGGATTGTGCTGCGTGGTGAAGGTTTCGAGCCGTCGTTCGTCGCTGACGGCGACAAGGCGTTGGCCGCGTTCCGGGAGACCAAGCCCGACCTGGTGCTCCTGGATCTGATGCTGCCCGGCCGGGACGGCATCGAGGTATGCCGCCTGATCCGGGCCGAATCCGGCGTGCCCATCGTGATGCTCACCGCCAAGAGCGACACGGTGGATGTCGTGGTCGGCCTGGAGTCCGGTGCCGACGACTACATCGTCAAGCCGTTCAAGCCCAAGGAACTGGTGGCGCGGATCCGTGCGCGGCTGCGCCGCTCCGAGGAACCGGCGCCCGAGCAGCTGACGATCGGTGACCTGGTCATCGACGTCGCCGGGCACTCGGTCAAACGGGACGGCCAGTCGATCGCGCTCACGCCGCTCGAGTTCGACCTCCTGGTCGCCCTCGCGCGCAAGCCGTGGCAGGTCTTCACCCGCGAGGTGCTCCTGGAACAGGTCTGGGGCTACCGGCACGCGGCCGACACCCGGCTGGTCAATGTGCACGTACAGCGGCTGCGGTCCAAGGTCGAGAAGGACCCGGAGCGCCCCGAGATCGTGGTGACCGTCCGCGGCGTCGGCTACAAGGCCGGACCGAGCTGA
- the mtnA gene encoding S-methyl-5-thioribose-1-phosphate isomerase, whose amino-acid sequence MADHEARSPADAAMAPLSTIRWAEPPEGPVLVLLDQTRLPAEEAEYLCTDVPSLVEAIRALVVRGAPVLGIAGAYGVALAAARGFDVEEAADALAAARPTAVNLAVGVRRALEAHHRGLAEFDAQEARGAHGEEARRAAGARAALSAARALHQEDAEASERMAEHGLALLAELLPGGTHRLLTHCNTGALVSGGRGTALAVAHAAHDRGRLRRLWVDETRPLLQGARLTAWEAARAGMPYTLLTDNAAGSLFSAGEVDAVLVGADRIAADGSVANKVGTYPLAVLARYHHVPFLVVAPLTTVDLDTADGASIEVEQRAAQEVTEVTAPRVGAPVPAGGGMAVAPLGTQAYNPAFDVTPPELVTAIVTEQGVVSPVTAGALAELCARPRQITIR is encoded by the coding sequence ATGGCTGATCACGAAGCGCGTTCACCCGCGGATGCGGCGATGGCCCCCCTGTCCACGATCCGCTGGGCCGAGCCCCCCGAGGGCCCCGTACTGGTGCTTCTCGACCAGACCAGGCTTCCGGCCGAGGAGGCCGAGTACCTCTGCACGGACGTGCCCTCCCTGGTGGAGGCGATCCGCGCGCTGGTGGTGCGCGGCGCCCCCGTCCTCGGTATCGCGGGCGCCTACGGGGTGGCGCTCGCCGCCGCCCGCGGCTTCGACGTGGAGGAGGCCGCCGATGCCCTGGCGGCCGCCCGTCCCACCGCGGTCAACCTGGCGGTGGGGGTGCGCCGGGCGCTGGAGGCCCATCACCGGGGGCTGGCCGAGTTCGACGCGCAGGAGGCGCGGGGAGCGCACGGGGAGGAGGCACGGCGTGCGGCGGGGGCGCGGGCCGCCCTGTCCGCCGCGCGGGCGCTGCACCAGGAGGACGCCGAGGCCAGCGAGCGTATGGCCGAACACGGCCTCGCGCTGCTCGCCGAGCTGCTGCCGGGCGGTACCCACCGTCTGCTCACCCACTGCAATACGGGCGCGCTGGTCTCCGGCGGGCGCGGCACCGCCCTCGCGGTGGCGCACGCGGCGCACGACCGGGGGCGGCTGCGCAGGCTCTGGGTCGACGAGACCCGGCCGCTGTTGCAGGGCGCGCGGCTGACCGCGTGGGAGGCGGCGCGTGCGGGCATGCCGTACACGCTGCTCACCGACAACGCGGCGGGCTCGCTGTTCTCGGCCGGGGAGGTGGACGCCGTCCTGGTCGGCGCGGACCGGATCGCCGCCGACGGCTCGGTGGCCAACAAGGTCGGTACGTATCCGCTGGCCGTTCTGGCCCGTTATCACCATGTGCCGTTCCTTGTGGTGGCGCCTCTGACGACGGTGGACCTGGACACCGCGGACGGTGCCTCGATCGAGGTGGAACAGCGCGCGGCGCAGGAAGTGACAGAGGTCACAGCGCCTCGGGTGGGCGCGCCGGTGCCCGCAGGCGGTGGGATGGCGGTGGCGCCGCTGGGAACCCAGGCGTACAACCCCGCATTCGACGTGACGCCGCCGGAGTTGGTCACGGCGATCGTCACCGAACAGGGCGTGGTGTCGCCCGTGACAGCCGGGGCTCTGGCCGAGCTGTGTGCCAGGCCACGTCAGATAACGATTCGCTAA